The following are encoded together in the Pirellulales bacterium genome:
- a CDS encoding IS110 family transposase: LAAGKRKKVALVACMRKLLTILNAMVRKRQTWRNVILQTT, translated from the coding sequence CTGGCCGCCGGCAAACGAAAGAAAGTGGCCCTCGTCGCCTGTATGCGCAAACTGCTCACCATCCTCAACGCGATGGTCCGAAAACGACAGACCTGGCGGAACGTGATCCTGCAAACTACTTGA